The proteins below come from a single Hirundo rustica isolate bHirRus1 chromosome 6, bHirRus1.pri.v3, whole genome shotgun sequence genomic window:
- the PTGR2 gene encoding prostaglandin reductase 2 produces MIIQRVVLNSRPGKNGVPVAENFRLEQSTIADAVQAGQVRVKTLYLSLDPYMRCRMNEDTGSDYLQPWQLSEVADGGGIGVVEESKHHNLAKGDFVTSFTWPWQTEAILDGDLLQKLVPQLVDGRLSYFLGAAGITGLTALLGIREKGHVAAGANQTMVVSGAAGACGSLAGQIGRLEGCSRVVGIAGTDEKCSILVQEMGFDAAINYKKGDVAKQLRELCPGGVDVYFDNVGGDISDTVISQMNQNSHIILCGQISQYNKDVPYPPPLPPDTEKIQKERNITRERFLVLNYMDKQEASVLQLCQWIQEGKLKVRETVVEGLANIGAAFQSMMNGGNIGKQIVLVSK; encoded by the exons ATGATTATACAAAGAGTAGTGCTGAATTCACGGCCTG GTAAAAATGGAGTGCCAGTGGCTGAAAACTTCCGACTGGAGCAAAGTACAATAGCAGATGCAGTCCAAGCGGGACAAGTGCGTGTTAAAACTCTCTATCTCTCACTGGACCCCTACATG CGCTGCCGAATGAACGAGGACACGGGCTCGGATtacctgcagccctggcagctgtcTGAAGTTGCTGACGGTGGGGGAATCGGGGTCGTGGAGGAGAGCAAGCACCATAACCTCGCTAAAGGAGACTTTGTAACTTCCTTCACTTGGCCCTGGCAGACAGAGGCAATTCTTGATGGAGACTTGCTACAAAAG CTGGTTCCACAGCTTGTAGATGGACGCCTTTCCTACTTTCTGGGTGCAGCTGGCATCACGGGGCTGACGGCCCTCTTGGGGATCCGGGAGAAAGGACACGTGGCCGCGGGTGCAAACCAGACCATGGTGGTGAGCGGAGCGGCCGGTGCCTGCGGCTCTTTGGCCGGCCAG ATTGGCCGTCTGGAGGGCTGCTCTAGAGTCGTGGGGATTGCTGGCACTGATGAAAAGTGCTCCATTTTGGTCCAAGAAATGGGGTTTGATGCTGCTATCAATTACAAGAAGGGGGATGTGGCAAAACAGCTACGTGAACTCTGCCCAGGTGGTGTGGATGTTTACTTTGACAACGTTGGTGGAGACATCAGTGATACAGTTATAAGTCAG ATGAATCAGAACAGCCATATCATCCTGTGTGGACAGATTTCTCAGTATAACAAAGACGTGCCCTATCCCCCTCCACTGCCTcctgacacagaaaaaatacagaaagaaaggaacatCACAAG GGAAAGATTCTTGGTATTGAACTACATGGACAAACAAGAAGCAAGTGTACTGCAACTCTGCCAGTGGATCCAGGAGGGTAAACTGAAG GTCAGAGAGACTGTGGTAGAAGGCTTAGCAAACATCGGCG CTGCTTTCCAGTCCATGATGAATGGAGGCAATATTGGAAAACAAATCGTCTTAGTTTCGAAGTAA